From Thermoplasmata archaeon, a single genomic window includes:
- a CDS encoding glycosyltransferase family 4 protein: MKLVLVSKYPPIEGYVSSCTYWLARGLASRGHRVTVVTNAFEVEDRHREELHGPDIDSYQGRGVRVRNTDPFQDHQLIPESNPFCEKLASAAIEEAEGAQVLDAWYLISYGAAAALAKLATGLPLVLRHAASDLVRLGSSPHLRPLVAALLGTADAVVAQPGARPRLEALGAAPSRIHEIPLSVDTSAFSPRARPERLDVPEGVPLLLYAGKLTRGKGVPELLAAAAKIPEEFRLLIVSSDAAGLRALRIPRRLRPRVITRRFVPPWRMPGLIRAARCVVMPEHRFPVRTHTPILAREVLACGTCLIVSDELAAKVAGGRLVDGESAAVVRPGDTEGFARRLRELVRDEGLARRIGSGGLKLSRSIEDFPGHIRATERLYRDLRADTRAQRAPRHSSGGRRPFRRTV; the protein is encoded by the coding sequence ATGAAGCTCGTTCTTGTCTCCAAGTACCCGCCCATCGAGGGGTACGTATCATCCTGCACCTACTGGCTCGCGCGCGGGCTGGCCTCGAGGGGGCACAGGGTGACCGTCGTGACGAATGCCTTCGAGGTCGAGGACCGCCACCGCGAGGAGCTGCACGGCCCGGATATCGATTCCTATCAGGGCCGCGGGGTCAGGGTGAGGAATACAGACCCGTTTCAGGACCACCAGCTGATTCCCGAGTCGAACCCATTCTGCGAGAAGCTCGCCTCGGCCGCAATCGAGGAGGCGGAGGGCGCGCAGGTGCTGGACGCGTGGTACCTCATCAGCTACGGTGCTGCGGCCGCGCTGGCGAAGCTCGCCACGGGGCTGCCCCTCGTTCTGAGGCACGCCGCGAGCGACCTGGTAAGGCTCGGGAGCAGCCCCCACTTGAGGCCACTCGTCGCCGCGCTCCTCGGTACGGCCGACGCGGTGGTCGCGCAGCCCGGCGCGAGACCCCGGTTGGAGGCGCTAGGGGCAGCGCCCTCAAGAATTCATGAGATCCCGCTCTCGGTCGACACCTCCGCCTTCAGCCCGCGGGCGCGGCCCGAGAGGCTGGACGTACCGGAGGGGGTGCCATTGCTCCTCTACGCTGGCAAGCTGACGAGGGGGAAGGGGGTTCCCGAGCTGCTGGCCGCGGCCGCCAAAATTCCGGAGGAGTTCAGGCTTCTTATCGTCTCCTCGGACGCCGCCGGCCTGCGCGCCCTTAGAATTCCAAGGCGCCTCCGTCCCCGAGTAATAACCAGAAGGTTCGTCCCGCCGTGGAGGATGCCAGGGCTGATCCGGGCGGCGAGGTGCGTCGTCATGCCCGAGCACCGCTTCCCTGTGCGGACCCACACGCCGATTCTGGCCCGCGAGGTTCTGGCCTGCGGGACATGCCTTATCGTCAGTGATGAGCTCGCGGCCAAGGTCGCCGGAGGGAGGCTTGTCGATGGCGAGAGCGCGGCCGTGGTCAGGCCGGGGGACACGGAGGGCTTTGCGCGGCGGCTGCGCGAGCTTGTCAGGGACGAAGGTCTGGCGCGCAGAATCGGCTCGGGCGGCCTAAAGCTATCGAGAAGCATAGAGGACTTTCCGGGACACATAAGAGCCACCGAGCGACTCTATAGGGACCTGAGAGCGGACACTAGGGCCCAGCGCGCTCCTCGCCACAGCAGCGGGGGGCGCAGGCCCTTTCGTAGAACGGTGTAA